From the Desulfohalovibrio reitneri genome, one window contains:
- a CDS encoding DVU_1553 family AMP-dependent CoA ligase, protein MPVTPLESWISLRIGLPRKTVLSRPPLREWQRRRLLETVRLARENSSWHRERLRGVELDEQSDPGGILRALPFTTAEDIRRHGREMLCVSQADIQRVVTLHTSGTSASPKRIFFTAEDLQRTREFFQYGMRLVTRAGSAVLALLPSQRPGDVGSLLVEGLREVGFAAGAHWPASDPAGVARAAASLGANCLVGMPQHLLALARAPEAARLAAPGLESILLCSDVAVPEARRAIAHGLGCRVHAHYGSTESGLGGAVECAEGAGCHIRENDLLFEVVDPDTGRPLPEGETGELVLTTLTRRGMPLLRYRTGDLGALEATRCACGSVLARLRDLRGRLRDTLRLAGGESLSLADLDSALLALPGLRAYEAGLRLAETEPGGQTTEILHVALLPATPDASSLEEAAGRALPALPAIERATAAGRLTVETALTGLDPGQSHTVKRHLRDQR, encoded by the coding sequence ATGCCCGTAACCCCGCTGGAGTCGTGGATCTCCCTGCGCATCGGCCTGCCGCGCAAGACCGTGCTTTCCCGGCCCCCGCTGCGGGAGTGGCAGCGGCGACGCCTGCTGGAAACCGTGCGTCTGGCCCGGGAAAACAGTTCCTGGCACCGTGAACGGCTGCGTGGCGTCGAGCTGGACGAGCAGAGTGATCCCGGCGGCATCCTCCGCGCCCTGCCCTTCACCACGGCCGAGGACATCCGCCGGCACGGGCGGGAAATGCTCTGCGTCTCCCAGGCGGACATCCAGAGGGTCGTCACCCTGCACACCTCCGGCACCAGCGCCAGCCCCAAGCGAATCTTCTTCACCGCCGAGGACCTGCAACGGACCAGAGAGTTTTTCCAGTACGGCATGCGGTTGGTGACGCGGGCGGGGTCTGCCGTCCTGGCCCTGCTGCCCAGCCAGCGGCCCGGCGACGTGGGCAGCCTGCTGGTGGAGGGGCTGCGGGAAGTCGGGTTCGCGGCCGGGGCCCACTGGCCCGCCTCCGACCCGGCCGGGGTGGCCCGGGCGGCGGCGTCCCTGGGCGCGAACTGCCTGGTGGGCATGCCCCAGCATCTGCTGGCCCTGGCCCGCGCCCCCGAAGCCGCCCGCCTGGCCGCGCCGGGCCTGGAAAGCATTCTGCTCTGCTCGGACGTGGCCGTGCCCGAGGCGCGGCGGGCCATCGCCCACGGGCTGGGCTGCCGGGTCCACGCCCATTACGGCTCCACCGAGTCCGGCCTGGGCGGGGCGGTGGAGTGCGCCGAGGGAGCGGGCTGCCACATTCGCGAGAACGACCTGCTGTTCGAAGTGGTGGACCCGGACACGGGCCGCCCCCTTCCGGAGGGCGAGACTGGCGAACTGGTCCTGACCACCCTCACCCGCCGGGGCATGCCCCTTCTGCGCTACCGCACCGGCGACCTGGGGGCTTTGGAGGCGACCCGCTGCGCCTGCGGCAGCGTGCTGGCGAGGCTGCGCGATTTGCGCGGCCGCCTGCGCGACACCCTCCGCCTGGCGGGCGGGGAGAGCCTTTCCCTGGCCGACCTGGACAGCGCCCTGTTGGCCCTGCCGGGCTTGCGGGCATACGAGGCCGGGCTTCGGCTAGCGGAGACGGAACCCGGCGGCCAGACAACGGAAATCCTTCATGTCGCCCTGCTGCCAGCCACACCCGACGCCTCCAGTCTGGAGGAAGCCGCCGGACGCGCCCTTCCAGCCCTTCCCGCCATCGAACGGGCAACCGCCGCCGGGCGGCTGACCGTGGAGACGGCCCTCACCGGCCTGGACCCAGGCCAATCCCATACCGTAAAACGACACCTGCGCGACCAACGCTGA